One window from the genome of bacterium encodes:
- a CDS encoding YqgE/AlgH family protein — protein sequence MSEADDLQTPILLLAMPQVMDPFFYKSVVLLLQHQKEGSHGFIVNRPTGVKIAEILEDLEIPWLGDEGSLAFFGGPVQPQLGTLLFNSEKDDEERLEICPGVALTQHLGDLESLAGEPPASFRLLLGYAGWGDGQLVQEILRNDCITAPVRTDLLFCDD from the coding sequence ATGAGCGAGGCGGACGACCTTCAGACCCCGATTCTCCTGCTCGCGATGCCGCAGGTGATGGATCCGTTCTTCTACAAGAGCGTCGTCCTGCTGCTCCAGCATCAGAAGGAGGGTAGCCACGGATTCATCGTCAACCGGCCCACGGGCGTGAAGATCGCCGAGATCCTCGAGGATCTGGAGATCCCGTGGCTGGGGGACGAAGGCTCCCTGGCGTTCTTCGGCGGGCCGGTTCAGCCTCAGCTCGGCACTCTGCTGTTCAACTCCGAAAAAGACGACGAGGAGCGGTTGGAGATCTGCCCCGGAGTCGCGCTGACCCAGCACCTCGGCGATCTCGAGAGCCTCGCCGGGGAACCGCCGGCATCGTTCCGGCTGCTCCTGGGTTACGCCGGCTGGGGTGACGGGCAACTCGTCCAGGAGATCCTGCGCAACGACTGCATTACCGCTCCGGTCCGCACCGACCTTCTGTTCTGTGACGAT